One genomic window of Azospirillum sp. TSH58 includes the following:
- a CDS encoding serine hydrolase codes for MVTLEIFPCLRYSGVIAPYIRGPTAMRIPLAAAALTVAAFAETAFTEPAVAESAIDPVIGARLDPVIDRALSEKRIVGAVVLVAKDGTIVYHRAAGYADREAGAEMREDAIFRLASITKPFVTAAAMRLVEDGRLDLDAPVTRWLPDFRPALPDGSTPDITIHQLLTHTSGLGYTFLEPAGGPYHRLNVSDGLDQPGLSLKENLARLSAAPLTFAPGTGWRYSLGIDVLGGVLETIEGRSLSDIVRDTVTAPLGISDTGFSVRDASRLTKAYADGDPEPVAMMDRLAVPLMGFAATFAPSRILDANSYQSGGAGMAGTASDVLRFLEAIRTGGSPILKPETVRMMVRDQVGATAQTQGPGWGFGYGWAVLDDPAPTGTPQAAGTLQWGGAYGHSWFIDRRNGLSVVALTNTAFEGMSGAFPTDVRNAVYGQNRR; via the coding sequence ATGGTCACTCTGGAAATATTCCCCTGCCTGCGTTATTCAGGAGTGATCGCTCCTTATATACGGGGTCCCACCGCCATGCGCATCCCCCTTGCCGCCGCTGCCCTCACCGTCGCCGCCTTCGCCGAGACGGCCTTCACCGAGCCGGCCGTCGCCGAATCAGCCATCGACCCCGTGATCGGGGCCCGCCTCGATCCGGTGATCGACCGGGCGCTGTCCGAAAAACGGATCGTCGGCGCGGTCGTCCTGGTCGCGAAGGACGGCACGATCGTCTATCACCGCGCCGCCGGTTACGCCGACCGGGAGGCCGGCGCCGAGATGCGCGAGGACGCGATCTTCCGGCTCGCCTCCATCACCAAGCCGTTCGTGACCGCGGCCGCCATGCGGCTGGTCGAGGACGGGCGGCTGGATCTCGACGCGCCGGTCACGCGCTGGCTTCCGGACTTCCGCCCGGCCCTGCCGGACGGTTCGACCCCGGACATCACCATCCACCAGCTTCTGACCCACACGTCGGGGCTCGGCTACACCTTCCTCGAACCGGCGGGCGGCCCTTATCACCGGCTGAACGTTTCGGACGGGCTCGACCAGCCGGGCCTTTCGCTGAAAGAGAACCTCGCCCGGCTGTCGGCCGCGCCGCTGACCTTCGCCCCCGGCACGGGCTGGCGCTATTCGCTCGGCATCGACGTGCTCGGCGGCGTTCTGGAGACCATCGAAGGGCGGAGCCTTTCCGACATCGTCCGCGACACGGTCACGGCGCCGCTCGGCATCAGCGACACCGGCTTCTCGGTGCGCGACGCCTCCCGGCTCACCAAGGCTTATGCGGACGGCGATCCGGAGCCTGTGGCGATGATGGACAGGTTGGCCGTTCCGCTGATGGGCTTTGCCGCGACCTTCGCGCCGTCGCGAATTCTCGACGCGAACTCCTATCAATCGGGCGGAGCGGGCATGGCCGGGACGGCTTCGGATGTTCTCCGGTTTCTCGAAGCGATCCGCACCGGCGGTTCGCCGATCCTCAAACCCGAGACGGTCCGGATGATGGTCCGGGATCAGGTCGGCGCGACCGCCCAAACCCAGGGGCCGGGTTGGGGCTTCGGCTATGGCTGGGCGGTGCTGGACGACCCGGCGCCGACGGGCACGCCGCAGGCCGCCGGCACCCTGCAATGGGGCGGCGCCTATGGCCATTCCTGGTTCATCGACCGCAGGAACGGCCTGTCGGTGGTTGCGCTGACGAACACCGCGTTCGAGGGCATGTCGGGGGCGTTTCCGACCGATGTCCGAAACGCCGTCTATGGACAGAACCGGCGTTGA
- a CDS encoding TetR/AcrR family transcriptional regulator, producing MTIVKNNPPAPRPRGRPRAFDRGEALAKAAETFWRLGYEGASIADLTAAMGITPQSLYAAFASKADLYREALDWYQANVGASMAAALEEEDAVVALTRVLRESAREFTEPDRPHGCMVSTAVLTCATENQPVARHVAGLRTATLHLIRARIARGISEGQVKRETDADSLARFVGAMIQGMSVQAQDGASATALSSLADHAIAEIERHRA from the coding sequence GTGACCATTGTGAAAAATAATCCGCCCGCACCGCGGCCGCGCGGCCGGCCGCGCGCCTTCGACCGCGGCGAGGCGCTGGCCAAAGCCGCGGAAACCTTCTGGCGGCTGGGCTATGAAGGCGCCTCCATCGCCGATCTGACGGCGGCGATGGGCATCACGCCGCAAAGCCTCTACGCCGCGTTCGCGTCGAAGGCCGACCTCTACCGCGAGGCGCTGGACTGGTATCAGGCCAACGTCGGCGCCTCGATGGCGGCGGCCCTCGAAGAGGAGGATGCGGTGGTCGCTCTGACGCGGGTCCTCCGGGAATCGGCACGGGAATTCACCGAGCCGGACCGCCCGCATGGCTGCATGGTTTCGACGGCCGTGCTGACCTGCGCGACGGAAAACCAGCCGGTGGCCCGTCACGTCGCCGGCTTGCGCACCGCAACGCTCCACCTCATCCGGGCGCGCATCGCGCGCGGCATCTCGGAGGGTCAGGTGAAGCGGGAAACCGACGCCGACTCCCTCGCGCGCTTCGTCGGCGCGATGATCCAGGGCATGTCCGTGCAGGCGCAGGACGGCGCGTCCGCCACGGCGCTGTCGTCACTTGCCGACCACGCCATTGCCGAGATCGAGCGGCATCGCGCGTAG
- a CDS encoding ABC transporter substrate-binding protein, with amino-acid sequence MRTMLRVCWATVARWLVAASILASVPAHAENWTVASEDYFPPYNFTERGKRTGMDTAIVDAMLKEIGVYPVHRPMAWPEVVRAHDGNDVDVAFQFFTSPRRLERGHLIGPYRVGATVLMVRSNSEITYTRIDDLRGLRVGVVEGFEYTPEFDTSSLFEKVRSSSNVVSFRRLLLGRVDAIAGDLQVLKYLAESEGRTNAVKVLPKPLAMVPRYISVPKLRADKAARLQAAYEKLKGDGTIDAIVRNWER; translated from the coding sequence ATGAGGACGATGCTGCGCGTGTGTTGGGCGACGGTGGCGCGATGGCTGGTCGCCGCCTCGATACTGGCCTCGGTTCCGGCGCACGCGGAGAACTGGACGGTCGCCTCCGAGGACTACTTCCCGCCGTACAACTTCACCGAGCGCGGCAAGCGGACGGGCATGGACACGGCGATCGTCGATGCCATGCTGAAGGAGATCGGCGTCTATCCGGTTCATCGCCCCATGGCCTGGCCGGAGGTGGTGCGTGCGCATGACGGGAACGACGTGGACGTCGCCTTTCAATTCTTCACGTCGCCGCGCCGATTGGAGCGTGGCCATCTGATCGGTCCCTATCGTGTCGGCGCGACCGTGCTCATGGTCCGCAGCAACTCGGAGATCACCTACACGCGCATCGACGACTTGCGGGGCTTGAGGGTCGGCGTCGTCGAGGGCTTCGAATACACCCCCGAGTTCGACACATCGTCCCTGTTCGAGAAGGTCCGCAGCAGCAGCAACGTCGTGTCCTTCCGGCGCCTGCTGCTCGGCCGCGTCGATGCCATCGCCGGTGACCTGCAGGTGCTCAAATACCTCGCCGAGAGCGAGGGCCGGACGAACGCGGTCAAGGTCCTGCCCAAACCGTTGGCCATGGTGCCGCGCTACATATCGGTTCCCAAGTTGCGGGCGGACAAGGCCGCGCGCTTGCAGGCGGCCTACGAAAAGCTCAAGGGGGACGGCACCATCGACGCCATCGTCCGCAACTGGGAGCGGTGA
- the ribB gene encoding 3,4-dihydroxy-2-butanone-4-phosphate synthase, which produces MIRAVEAIRQGGGVVVVDDEDRENEGDVIYAAETITAEQMALLIREGSGIVCLILTDADARRLDLPPMVGSNTARFGTAFTVSIEAREGVTTGVSAADRVTTIHTAIADGCRPEDLARPGHVFPIRAHAGGLAARRGHTEATIELTTLAGRRPAGVLCEVMNPDGTMARLPELVAFAERHGMPVVTIEDLVGAMRLRSAA; this is translated from the coding sequence GTGATCCGCGCCGTGGAGGCCATCCGCCAGGGCGGCGGGGTCGTCGTCGTGGATGACGAGGACCGCGAGAACGAGGGCGACGTGATCTACGCCGCCGAAACCATCACCGCCGAACAGATGGCCCTGCTGATCCGCGAAGGGTCGGGGATCGTCTGCCTGATCCTGACCGACGCCGACGCGCGCCGCCTCGACCTGCCGCCCATGGTCGGCAGCAACACCGCGCGCTTCGGCACCGCCTTCACCGTCTCCATCGAGGCGCGCGAGGGCGTGACCACCGGCGTGTCGGCGGCGGACCGGGTGACCACCATCCACACCGCCATCGCCGACGGCTGCCGGCCGGAGGACCTCGCCCGGCCCGGCCACGTCTTCCCGATCCGGGCGCACGCCGGCGGGCTGGCGGCGCGGCGCGGCCACACCGAGGCGACCATCGAGCTGACCACCCTGGCCGGGCGCCGTCCGGCGGGGGTGCTGTGCGAGGTGATGAACCCGGACGGCACCATGGCCCGCCTGCCTGAACTGGTGGCCTTCGCCGAGCGCCACGGCATGCCGGTGGTGACCATCGAGGATCTGGTTGGGGCGATGCGGTTGCGCTCCGCGGCCTGA
- a CDS encoding alpha-amylase family protein, whose product MIKDLWYKNAVIYNLSVGTFMDANGDGIGDFQGLQRRLDYLQGLGVTCLWLGPFQPSPMRDHGYDVADYYNVDPRYGTLGDFVEFSHACKQRGIRVIIDLVVNHTSDQHPWFKAAREDPDSPYRDWYVWSDRKPDDADQGVVFPGVQKTTWSWDKEARAYYFHRFYEFQPDLNTANPEVQAELLKIMGFWIELGVSGFRMDAVPFVIATKGPDVKKPKQQFDMLRTFREFVQWRCGDAVLLAEANVLPTVDQEYFGDDGDRMHMVFNFQVNQNLFYALATADTRPLAKALDVTRVPRPSTNQWGLFLRNHDELDLGRLTEAQRKRVFEAFGPDKDMQLYDRGIRRRLAPMLHGDRRWLELAYSLLFTLPGTPVLRYGDEIGMGDDLSLPERECARTPMQWSDEPQGGFTKADDPVHPVISGGAYGYERINAAHQRRDPSALLNWTERIIRMRKECPEIGWGDFQVLPTGSNAVLAIRYDWRNNSVLVVHNLDDRPQEIALAVDGEGKSPRLVNLLAEDHNDPEEDGRHRLVLEPYGYRWYRLGGLDYLLRRTEGPVGGGKRS is encoded by the coding sequence ATGATCAAGGATCTCTGGTACAAGAACGCGGTCATCTACAACCTGTCGGTCGGCACCTTCATGGACGCCAACGGCGACGGGATCGGCGACTTCCAGGGTTTGCAGCGCCGGCTGGACTATCTGCAGGGGCTGGGCGTGACCTGCCTCTGGCTGGGGCCGTTCCAGCCGTCGCCGATGCGCGACCACGGCTACGACGTGGCCGACTACTACAACGTCGATCCGCGCTACGGCACGCTGGGCGATTTCGTGGAGTTCAGCCACGCCTGCAAGCAGCGCGGCATCCGCGTCATCATCGACCTCGTGGTCAACCACACCTCGGACCAGCACCCCTGGTTCAAGGCGGCGCGCGAGGACCCGGACTCCCCCTACCGGGACTGGTACGTCTGGTCGGACAGGAAGCCGGACGACGCCGACCAGGGCGTCGTCTTTCCTGGCGTGCAGAAAACGACCTGGAGCTGGGACAAGGAGGCCCGCGCCTACTACTTCCACCGCTTCTACGAGTTCCAGCCGGACCTGAACACCGCCAACCCGGAGGTGCAGGCCGAGTTGCTGAAGATCATGGGCTTCTGGATCGAGCTGGGCGTGTCGGGCTTCCGCATGGACGCCGTGCCCTTCGTCATCGCGACCAAGGGGCCGGACGTGAAGAAGCCCAAGCAGCAGTTCGACATGCTCCGCACCTTCCGGGAGTTCGTGCAGTGGCGGTGCGGCGACGCCGTGCTGCTGGCCGAGGCCAACGTGCTGCCGACCGTCGATCAGGAGTATTTCGGCGACGACGGCGACCGCATGCACATGGTGTTCAATTTCCAGGTCAACCAGAACCTGTTCTACGCCCTGGCCACGGCGGACACCCGGCCGCTGGCCAAGGCCCTGGACGTCACCCGGGTGCCGCGCCCCAGCACCAACCAGTGGGGCCTGTTCCTGCGCAACCACGACGAGCTGGACCTCGGGCGCCTGACCGAGGCGCAGCGCAAGCGCGTGTTCGAGGCCTTCGGCCCGGACAAGGACATGCAGCTCTACGACCGCGGCATCCGGCGGCGGCTCGCCCCGATGCTGCACGGCGACCGGCGCTGGCTGGAACTGGCCTACAGCCTGCTGTTCACGCTGCCCGGCACGCCGGTGCTGCGCTACGGCGACGAGATCGGCATGGGCGACGACCTGTCCCTGCCGGAGCGCGAGTGCGCCCGCACCCCCATGCAGTGGTCGGACGAGCCGCAGGGCGGCTTCACCAAGGCGGACGACCCCGTGCACCCGGTCATCAGCGGCGGCGCCTACGGCTACGAACGGATCAACGCCGCCCACCAGCGCCGCGACCCGTCGGCCCTGCTGAACTGGACCGAGCGCATCATCCGCATGCGCAAGGAATGCCCGGAGATCGGCTGGGGCGACTTCCAGGTGCTGCCCACCGGATCGAACGCGGTGCTGGCGATCCGCTACGACTGGCGCAACAACTCGGTGCTGGTCGTCCACAACCTCGACGACCGCCCGCAGGAGATCGCGCTGGCGGTCGATGGCGAGGGCAAGTCGCCGCGTCTGGTCAATCTGCTGGCCGAGGACCACAACGACCCCGAGGAGGACGGGCGGCACCGCCTGGTGCTGGAGCCCTACGGCTACCGCTGGTACCGGCTGGGCGGGCTGGACTATTTGCTGCGCCGGACGGAGGGGCCGGTCGGCGGGGGAAAGCGGTCTTGA